One Thermococcus sp. M39 genomic region harbors:
- the acs gene encoding acetate--CoA ligase produces the protein MQVGEGFLNERYIPMEHFREIQKKALENPEEFWAEQAKVLDWFKTWDKVLDDSNPPFYRWFVGGVLNASYNALDRHIKAGKRNKAAIIWEGEDGSTRTLTYYELYREVNRFASVLKNLGVKKGDRVVIYMPMVPEVAVAMLACARIGAIHSVVFSGFSAEALASRINDAKAKVVITADVLYRRGKKINLKEIVDKALLETPSVESVVVLKRDDENVNMIEGRDYYWQDLIKGAERYVEPEPVEATHPLFILYTSGTTGKPKGVVHSTGGYLVYVTKTMQWAWNLRDDDLFWCTADVGWITGHSYVVYGPLTLGVTVMMYEGALNYPKPDRVWEIVEKHGVTILYTAPTAIRMLMRYGDEWVKRHDLSSLRMLGTVGEPINPSAWKWYYEVVGQRRCPIIDTWWQTETGGYMIYPSAGIQLPPLKPGSATFPGIGVDADVVDANGNPTKPGERGYLVIKKPWPGMLMTLWGDDERYIKTYWERFSKPEEGVWIYYPADYAMKDEDGYFWIFGRADEVLNVAGHRIGTAEIEHALVMHPAIAEAAVIGKEDEVKGEVPVAFVILKEGFYGTEQLRRELIHHVRETLGPIATPAAVFFVNKLPKTRSGKIMRRVLKALATGKSVGDLTTLEDEASVEEVKAALENLEIK, from the coding sequence ATGCAAGTTGGCGAAGGATTTTTGAACGAAAGGTATATACCAATGGAACATTTTAGGGAAATACAGAAGAAAGCTTTAGAGAATCCAGAGGAGTTCTGGGCGGAGCAGGCAAAGGTCTTAGACTGGTTCAAAACTTGGGACAAAGTCTTGGACGACTCAAATCCACCATTCTACAGATGGTTCGTTGGTGGAGTCCTAAATGCTTCTTACAACGCCCTTGACAGACACATCAAAGCAGGAAAGAGAAATAAAGCAGCAATAATTTGGGAAGGAGAAGATGGTAGCACGAGGACATTAACCTACTACGAGCTATACAGAGAAGTGAACAGATTTGCAAGCGTTTTGAAGAACCTAGGAGTCAAAAAAGGTGACAGAGTTGTAATCTATATGCCAATGGTTCCGGAAGTTGCAGTAGCAATGTTGGCATGTGCAAGGATTGGTGCAATTCACAGCGTTGTTTTCAGCGGATTCTCTGCTGAAGCATTGGCAAGCAGAATCAACGATGCCAAGGCGAAGGTAGTTATTACAGCTGATGTACTTTACAGAAGGGGTAAAAAGATCAACTTGAAAGAAATTGTTGATAAAGCTTTGCTAGAAACACCAAGTGTTGAAAGTGTTGTAGTCTTGAAGAGAGACGACGAGAACGTTAACATGATTGAGGGAAGAGATTATTACTGGCAAGACCTTATCAAAGGTGCTGAAAGATACGTTGAGCCGGAGCCAGTTGAAGCAACACATCCATTGTTCATTCTCTACACAAGTGGAACAACTGGAAAGCCAAAGGGTGTTGTTCACTCAACTGGAGGTTATCTTGTTTACGTTACAAAGACCATGCAGTGGGCATGGAACCTTAGAGATGACGACCTATTCTGGTGTACAGCAGATGTCGGCTGGATTACAGGACACAGCTACGTTGTGTATGGGCCTTTAACTCTTGGGGTAACCGTTATGATGTACGAAGGTGCATTGAACTATCCAAAGCCTGATAGAGTCTGGGAGATCGTTGAGAAGCACGGTGTAACGATTCTATACACAGCGCCAACTGCAATTAGGATGTTAATGAGGTATGGCGACGAGTGGGTTAAGAGACACGATTTATCAAGCCTCAGGATGCTTGGAACAGTTGGAGAGCCAATAAACCCAAGCGCATGGAAGTGGTACTATGAGGTCGTTGGACAGAGGAGATGCCCAATCATTGACACATGGTGGCAGACCGAGACGGGTGGTTACATGATTTATCCGTCAGCTGGAATTCAACTACCACCACTAAAACCAGGTTCAGCAACCTTCCCAGGAATTGGAGTTGATGCTGATGTTGTTGATGCCAATGGAAACCCAACAAAGCCAGGAGAGAGAGGTTACTTGGTAATCAAGAAGCCTTGGCCAGGAATGCTAATGACTCTCTGGGGAGACGATGAGAGATATATCAAAACCTATTGGGAAAGATTTAGCAAGCCAGAAGAGGGAGTTTGGATTTACTATCCAGCAGATTATGCTATGAAAGATGAAGACGGCTATTTTTGGATATTTGGAAGAGCTGATGAGGTCTTAAACGTCGCTGGTCATAGAATTGGTACAGCGGAGATAGAGCATGCTTTAGTCATGCACCCAGCAATTGCTGAAGCGGCTGTAATTGGAAAAGAAGATGAGGTTAAAGGCGAAGTTCCAGTAGCGTTTGTAATACTAAAAGAAGGCTTCTACGGAACCGAACAGTTGAGAAGAGAACTCATTCACCACGTCAGAGAAACGCTCGGCCCAATTGCAACACCAGCGGCAGTGTTCTTCGTCAACAAGCTGCCAAAGACAAGGAGTGGGAAAATAATGAGAAGAGTGTTGAAGGCTTTGGCTACAGGAAAGAGCGTTGGTGATCTAACAACACTTGAAGACGAGGCAAGCGTTGAGGAAGTAAAGGCTGCATTGGAGAACTTGGAGATTAAGTGA
- the hypE gene encoding hydrogenase expression/formation protein HypE, whose amino-acid sequence MKIKLEHGAGGELMGEFIKDFILKNLSLKSAGGVGLEALDDGATIPFGDKHIVFTIDGHTVKPLFFPGGNIGRLAVSGTVNDLAVMGAKPLALANSMIIQEGFSSEDLERILQSMDRTAKEVPVPIVTGDTKVVEDKIGIFVITAGLGIAERVITDSGAKIGDVVLVSGTVGDHGIAIMSHREGIAFETELKSDVAPIWEVVKAVADAIGWENIHAMKDPTRGGLSNALNEIARKSNVGILVRESDIPVKPEVRAASDMLGISPYEVANEGKVVMIVAKEYAEEALEAMRKTKRGKDAAIIGEVIAEYKGKVILETGIGGKRFMEPPIGDPVPRVC is encoded by the coding sequence ATGAAAATTAAACTCGAACATGGAGCTGGTGGAGAGCTAATGGGAGAGTTCATCAAAGACTTCATCTTAAAGAACTTAAGCTTAAAATCGGCGGGAGGAGTTGGATTAGAAGCTTTGGATGATGGTGCAACAATTCCTTTTGGAGACAAGCATATAGTTTTCACAATTGACGGGCACACAGTGAAGCCACTATTTTTCCCAGGAGGGAATATCGGAAGGTTAGCAGTCAGCGGAACAGTTAATGACTTGGCAGTGATGGGAGCAAAGCCTTTAGCCTTAGCAAATTCGATGATTATTCAAGAAGGATTCAGCAGTGAAGATCTTGAGAGAATTTTACAGTCAATGGATAGAACCGCCAAAGAGGTCCCAGTTCCGATAGTTACTGGAGATACAAAGGTGGTTGAAGACAAGATTGGAATCTTTGTGATTACAGCTGGACTTGGGATAGCTGAGAGAGTCATCACGGATTCTGGAGCAAAGATTGGAGATGTTGTTTTAGTTAGCGGAACGGTTGGAGATCATGGAATAGCCATAATGAGCCATCGTGAGGGAATAGCGTTTGAAACTGAGCTCAAAAGCGACGTTGCACCAATTTGGGAAGTTGTCAAAGCAGTTGCTGATGCAATTGGATGGGAAAATATCCACGCAATGAAGGATCCTACGAGAGGTGGACTGAGCAACGCCTTAAATGAAATAGCGAGAAAAAGCAACGTTGGGATTCTCGTAAGAGAAAGTGATATTCCAGTAAAGCCAGAAGTTAGAGCAGCAAGTGACATGCTTGGAATAAGCCCCTATGAAGTGGCAAATGAAGGCAAGGTTGTTATGATCGTTGCAAAGGAATATGCTGAGGAAGCACTTGAAGCCATGAGAAAGACAAAGAGAGGAAAAGATGCCGCAATAATTGGAGAAGTTATCGCTGAATATAAAGGCAAAGTTATCTTAGAGACTGGAATTGGTGGCAAAAGGTTCATGGAGCCTCCTATTGGAGATCCTGTGCCGAGAGTTTGCTGA
- the hypF gene encoding carbamoyltransferase HypF, whose protein sequence is MKAYHIHVEGIVQGVGFRPFVYRIAHEHNLRGYVKNLGDAGVEIVVEGNESDIEAFLYDLKYKAPPLAKVEKIKKKEITPQGFDSFYIEKSSQGGSGGDSIIPPDVSICEDCVRELFDPTNKRYMYPFIVCTNCGPRFTIIEDLPYDRINTTMREFEMCEFCESEYKDPLNRRYHAEPVCCPVCGPSYRLYTRDGEEIIGDPIKKTAELIDKGYIVAIKGIGGIHIACDATNEDVVEELRKRILRPQQPFALMAKDLETIESFAIVSDAEKEELLSYRKPIIALRKKEPFPLPEALAPGLHTIGVMLPYSGIHYLLFHYSKSPVYVMTSANYPGLPMVKDNDKAFKELKDLADYFLLHNRKILNRADDSVIRFVDGKRAVIRRSRGFVPLPIDIPFEFTGLAVGAELLNAFGFAKNGRIYPSQYIGNTSKVEVLEFMREAIAHFRKILRIKNLDLVISDLHPLYNTTKLAMEIAENEGVEFLQVQHHYAHIASVMAENKLDEIIGIAVDGVGYGVDGNTWGGEVIYMSYEDVERLAHIDYYPLPGGDLASYYPLRALMGILSKIYDIEEVKEIIQRCCPKAVESLKYGKVEFNVILNQLARDINVSYASSTGRVLDAFAVMLNVAYRRTYEGEPAMKLESFAFRGKNDLGFSIPIDGEKIKVEELFRQALEVNANPTDIAYSVHLALGRAFGEIAVEKAKEFGVKNVGISGGVAYNELIVKTIRKIVERNGLKFYVTQEVPRGDNGINVGQAFLGGLYLEGYLSKEDLML, encoded by the coding sequence ATGAAGGCCTATCACATTCACGTTGAAGGCATAGTTCAAGGAGTCGGATTTCGACCTTTCGTTTACAGAATAGCCCATGAGCACAATTTAAGGGGTTACGTAAAAAATCTTGGAGATGCTGGAGTCGAGATAGTTGTTGAAGGAAATGAAAGTGACATCGAAGCTTTTCTGTATGATTTAAAGTATAAAGCTCCTCCACTTGCTAAAGTCGAAAAGATTAAGAAGAAAGAGATAACTCCCCAAGGATTTGACAGCTTTTACATAGAAAAAAGCTCCCAAGGCGGCTCTGGTGGAGATTCAATAATTCCCCCCGACGTTTCAATCTGTGAGGACTGTGTTAGAGAGCTTTTTGATCCAACCAACAAGAGATATATGTATCCTTTCATTGTATGTACAAACTGTGGACCAAGGTTCACTATAATTGAAGACTTACCCTATGACCGCATCAATACGACAATGAGAGAGTTTGAGATGTGTGAATTCTGTGAGAGCGAGTATAAAGACCCGCTAAACAGAAGATACCATGCTGAACCAGTCTGCTGCCCTGTTTGTGGGCCATCTTACAGGCTCTACACAAGAGATGGGGAGGAAATCATCGGAGATCCAATAAAAAAGACGGCAGAGCTGATTGATAAGGGATACATCGTGGCAATCAAGGGAATCGGCGGAATACACATTGCTTGCGACGCAACGAACGAAGATGTTGTTGAAGAACTGAGGAAGAGAATCCTAAGACCCCAGCAGCCTTTTGCTTTAATGGCAAAAGACTTAGAAACCATTGAGAGCTTTGCTATAGTTAGTGACGCTGAAAAAGAGGAGCTTTTGAGCTATAGGAAACCAATAATTGCCCTTCGCAAGAAAGAGCCGTTCCCGCTTCCAGAGGCTTTAGCTCCGGGTCTGCACACGATAGGTGTCATGCTTCCATATTCTGGCATTCATTATTTGCTCTTCCACTACTCAAAGAGCCCCGTTTATGTCATGACCTCTGCAAACTATCCTGGCTTGCCGATGGTCAAAGATAATGATAAAGCTTTCAAAGAACTCAAAGATTTGGCCGATTACTTCCTTCTGCATAACAGAAAAATCCTGAACAGAGCAGATGACAGCGTTATAAGGTTTGTAGATGGAAAAAGAGCAGTCATTAGAAGGAGCAGGGGCTTTGTTCCTCTGCCGATAGATATTCCATTTGAGTTCACTGGCCTAGCTGTTGGTGCAGAGCTCTTAAATGCCTTCGGCTTTGCCAAGAATGGAAGGATTTACCCAAGTCAGTACATAGGCAACACTTCAAAGGTTGAAGTCCTTGAGTTCATGCGCGAAGCCATAGCACATTTCCGCAAAATTTTGAGGATTAAAAATCTTGACTTGGTCATATCGGACTTACATCCCCTCTACAACACAACAAAACTTGCTATGGAGATAGCTGAAAATGAGGGAGTTGAGTTTCTGCAAGTGCAACACCATTATGCGCACATAGCCTCAGTAATGGCAGAAAACAAACTAGATGAAATAATCGGAATAGCCGTTGATGGCGTCGGATATGGAGTTGACGGCAACACTTGGGGAGGGGAAGTTATTTACATGAGCTATGAAGACGTGGAAAGACTAGCACATATTGATTATTACCCACTTCCTGGAGGAGATCTGGCAAGCTACTATCCCCTTAGAGCCTTGATGGGCATTCTAAGCAAAATATACGACATAGAAGAAGTCAAGGAAATTATTCAAAGATGCTGTCCAAAAGCCGTTGAGAGCCTAAAATATGGCAAAGTCGAGTTCAATGTAATCCTAAATCAGCTCGCTAGAGACATAAACGTCAGCTATGCATCTTCAACAGGAAGAGTCCTTGATGCTTTTGCTGTTATGCTGAATGTCGCCTACAGGAGAACATACGAAGGAGAACCAGCCATGAAACTTGAGAGCTTTGCATTCAGAGGTAAAAACGATTTAGGATTTAGTATCCCGATTGACGGTGAGAAGATTAAAGTTGAAGAGCTGTTCAGGCAGGCCCTTGAAGTGAACGCAAATCCCACAGACATTGCTTACTCCGTCCACTTAGCCCTTGGAAGAGCTTTTGGAGAGATAGCAGTTGAAAAAGCAAAGGAATTTGGAGTAAAGAATGTTGGAATAAGCGGTGGTGTTGCATACAACGAGCTAATAGTCAAAACCATAAGGAAAATCGTTGAAAGAAACGGGCTGAAGTTTTATGTCACTCAGGAAGTTCCCAGAGGGGACAACGGCATAAACGTTGGACAAGCATTTTTGGGCGGACTTTACTTGGAGGGATACTTAAGCAAGGAGGATCTGATGCTTTAG
- a CDS encoding Na+/H+ antiporter subunit E produces the protein MSRIPFYLKERLEEVQRRVLYESYEAQKLPVWERIVLTWIVLFSFWIVISANTSIDNIVIGGVTTLIIASFMKDMLMEDVRHKGHLIEKIVYFLLLYAPQYLTIMAFRLIESNIKVAKNVIFMDIKPGIVKIKTDLHSDTGVTILANSITLTPGTLTLDVSKKLGETYLYVHWIYVETLNREKAGEKIKGDIEEWLKKIFW, from the coding sequence ATGAGCAGAATCCCCTTCTATCTTAAAGAGAGGCTGGAAGAAGTCCAGAGAAGAGTTCTCTATGAAAGTTATGAGGCCCAAAAACTCCCAGTATGGGAGCGGATAGTGTTAACTTGGATAGTGCTGTTTTCCTTTTGGATTGTCATAAGTGCGAACACATCTATAGATAATATTGTCATAGGTGGTGTTACAACGCTGATAATTGCTTCCTTTATGAAAGACATGCTTATGGAGGACGTTAGACACAAGGGGCACTTAATTGAGAAAATTGTCTATTTTCTGCTGTTGTATGCTCCTCAGTACCTCACAATAATGGCCTTCCGTTTAATTGAAAGCAACATAAAGGTTGCTAAGAACGTCATATTCATGGACATCAAACCGGGTATTGTAAAAATAAAGACAGATTTGCACTCCGATACGGGTGTTACTATACTGGCAAACTCAATAACCCTAACTCCCGGTACATTAACTCTGGATGTTTCAAAGAAGCTTGGGGAGACTTATTTGTATGTGCACTGGATTTATGTCGAAACCCTTAACAGAGAAAAAGCGGGAGAAAAAATCAAGGGGGACATCGAGGAATGGTTGAAGAAAATCTTCTGGTAA
- a CDS encoding monovalent cation/H+ antiporter complex subunit F, which translates to MVEENLLVTPFGWGVLILIFTSILLTYRVLFGPTLPDRIVGLNTITTKVVIMIAILSVINKQYFLIDLAVVLLMVNAVGGLILSKYLERRGKR; encoded by the coding sequence ATGGTTGAAGAAAATCTTCTGGTAACGCCTTTTGGCTGGGGAGTTTTGATTTTAATCTTTACAAGCATCTTGCTGACTTATAGGGTGCTTTTTGGGCCTACATTACCCGATAGAATAGTTGGGCTGAATACCATAACCACAAAGGTAGTCATAATGATAGCAATCCTCTCGGTGATCAACAAGCAGTATTTCCTAATAGACTTAGCCGTTGTTCTCCTAATGGTCAATGCAGTTGGTGGACTGATTCTATCGAAATATCTGGAGAGGAGGGGAAAGAGGTGA
- the mnhG gene encoding monovalent cation/H(+) antiporter subunit G, which translates to MIEYLLLAFGEIVMIFGALGIIRFPDVYTRLHAATKCDTGGAMTILLALAIYTDASVFVKLKLLVLAFLIALINPMISHAIAKGAYKYGIKPKVVVDMYAWDNP; encoded by the coding sequence GTGATTGAGTATCTCCTTTTGGCTTTTGGAGAGATTGTGATGATATTTGGAGCTCTGGGAATAATACGCTTTCCTGACGTTTATACTAGGTTGCATGCAGCCACAAAGTGTGATACCGGTGGTGCGATGACAATTCTCTTGGCCTTGGCAATATACACTGATGCCTCAGTCTTCGTAAAGCTCAAGCTTCTTGTCTTGGCATTTCTCATTGCCCTGATAAATCCTATGATCTCTCATGCAATTGCTAAAGGGGCTTATAAATATGGAATAAAACCAAAAGTCGTGGTGGACATGTATGCTTGGGATAATCCATGA
- a CDS encoding hydrogenase subunit MbhD domain-containing protein produces the protein MLGIIHEFLLFVMIIIAIAVIEEDDLISAVVKYALLSLIFVLILFQLKAPDVALSAIVVGAIIIGVFLFTIEEVEKLEGTKK, from the coding sequence ATGCTTGGGATAATCCATGAGTTTTTGCTGTTCGTTATGATAATCATAGCGATAGCAGTAATTGAGGAGGATGACTTGATTAGTGCGGTAGTTAAGTATGCCCTGCTTAGCTTGATCTTTGTTCTAATTCTCTTTCAGCTTAAAGCTCCGGACGTTGCTTTATCTGCCATAGTCGTTGGAGCCATCATTATTGGGGTTTTTCTGTTCACGATAGAAGAGGTAGAAAAGTTGGAGGGGACAAAGAAGTGA
- a CDS encoding Na(+)/H(+) antiporter subunit B → MKMSIVVRTTTKLISPFLVTYAAYLMIYGHLSPGGGFQAGVILAVSVILLITSHGYKKVKKKFKFKEVGIIESFSAIFLVSLGLVGILFGGFFYNFLNERKFGSLISGGIVPLFNIAVGLKVGAAFTFLFYILLRWVESD, encoded by the coding sequence ATGAAGATGAGCATAGTTGTGCGAACTACTACAAAGTTAATCAGTCCCTTTCTCGTTACTTATGCCGCTTATCTGATGATATACGGGCATTTAAGCCCGGGAGGAGGCTTTCAAGCGGGAGTTATACTGGCGGTCAGTGTTATACTCCTAATCACTTCACATGGATACAAAAAGGTTAAAAAGAAATTTAAATTCAAAGAAGTTGGCATTATAGAAAGTTTTTCAGCAATATTTCTCGTAAGTCTTGGTTTAGTAGGGATACTATTTGGGGGATTTTTCTACAATTTTCTAAATGAGAGAAAGTTTGGTTCGCTGATAAGCGGTGGGATAGTTCCTCTTTTTAACATAGCAGTTGGGCTGAAAGTTGGGGCAGCTTTTACATTCCTATTTTACATCCTGCTGAGGTGGGTTGAAAGTGATTAA
- a CDS encoding cation:proton antiporter subunit C — protein sequence MINAETAGIIIMLIGLYGLITKRNLIKQVLAINVISTGLVLFFMGAGYVENAEVPILPQQAVVDPLPATLMLTTLVVDVAITSLALALILKMRREEI from the coding sequence GTGATTAACGCTGAAACAGCTGGAATAATCATCATGCTAATTGGACTTTATGGTTTGATAACGAAAAGGAATTTAATCAAGCAAGTTCTAGCGATTAATGTAATCTCAACTGGACTAGTTTTGTTCTTTATGGGAGCTGGGTATGTGGAGAATGCAGAAGTGCCAATTCTTCCTCAGCAAGCAGTTGTTGATCCATTACCTGCAACACTAATGTTGACAACTCTAGTCGTTGATGTTGCGATTACATCTCTGGCATTAGCGTTGATTCTGAAAATGAGGAGGGAGGAGATATGA
- a CDS encoding proton-conducting transporter membrane subunit: MIPTLVALPLLATFFVSLLETLRVKERKIRIVFLAGILSPWVIFIYDTSKMPLSEIVGNHAKEAGIQVSLDIYNFYFILAELILFSLVAVYSMSYFNQRSKNGKIYALLLLMHAGLLGAFISRDLFNYYIYMEVASVSSFALIGLSDEKGAKKAAYKYLAFSLVASYLFIFAIGIIYLKTGYLNVELIKDNVVISREINIALSVAFSTLILKAGIFPLHFWLPDAHSKASTPISALLSGIVVKAPIYGMLLLYVALPIEEPLLRLLRLVAFSSMLIGVILALLQKNAKRLLAYHTVSQMGYVLLGVATLNPLGVIYYAFAHTLFKGGLFLSVGTLINAQKTKNLEKLTYRHDKILMASIIMLSLAIGGISPFVGAFGKKLLLSNLSGIQRHLFYTAGIGTLVSFTKLNYYLMKPKKAAESNLTQRLLSFTVALLTLAFGVYFGLTVAYNDLFAISIAILGFLVLKKAGTLNIIIKKHFGDGIEGVGMEVNVYMTGFLLFLLLLLLQSF; this comes from the coding sequence ATGATTCCTACTTTAGTCGCCCTTCCCTTGCTCGCCACATTTTTTGTTTCGCTTCTTGAAACTTTGAGGGTTAAAGAAAGAAAAATCAGGATAGTGTTTTTAGCTGGAATTCTCTCACCATGGGTGATTTTCATTTATGACACTTCAAAGATGCCTTTGAGTGAGATTGTTGGAAACCATGCAAAAGAAGCTGGAATACAGGTTTCTCTCGACATTTACAATTTCTACTTTATATTAGCCGAACTAATCCTGTTCTCCCTTGTGGCTGTTTACTCAATGAGCTACTTCAACCAGCGCTCAAAGAATGGAAAAATCTATGCACTCTTACTTTTAATGCACGCTGGATTATTGGGAGCGTTCATCAGCAGAGACTTGTTCAACTATTACATTTATATGGAAGTTGCTTCAGTATCTTCCTTTGCTTTAATAGGTTTATCAGATGAAAAAGGGGCAAAAAAGGCAGCATATAAGTACTTGGCATTTTCTCTTGTAGCATCATACCTTTTCATCTTCGCAATCGGAATAATTTATCTAAAAACTGGCTACCTGAATGTTGAGTTGATAAAAGATAATGTAGTTATCTCAAGAGAGATTAACATAGCCCTATCGGTGGCTTTTTCCACTTTAATTTTGAAGGCTGGAATCTTTCCGCTCCATTTCTGGCTCCCGGATGCACACTCAAAGGCTTCAACTCCAATAAGTGCTTTGCTCTCTGGAATTGTTGTTAAAGCTCCGATCTATGGAATGCTGCTTTTATATGTTGCTTTACCTATTGAAGAGCCCCTTTTACGTTTACTCAGACTCGTAGCGTTCTCATCAATGCTGATTGGAGTTATTCTCGCCCTTCTCCAGAAAAACGCAAAGCGCTTGTTAGCATATCACACAGTTTCTCAGATGGGTTACGTGCTTTTAGGAGTGGCAACGCTGAATCCTTTGGGAGTAATTTATTATGCTTTTGCTCACACCCTCTTTAAAGGCGGACTCTTTTTGAGTGTTGGAACACTGATAAATGCCCAAAAAACGAAGAATCTGGAAAAACTTACATACAGACACGACAAAATTTTGATGGCAAGTATAATAATGCTCAGCTTGGCAATTGGAGGAATATCTCCCTTTGTTGGAGCTTTTGGAAAGAAGCTTCTTTTATCAAATCTTAGCGGGATTCAACGGCATCTGTTCTACACAGCTGGAATTGGTACGCTTGTGTCTTTCACTAAGCTGAACTACTATCTGATGAAGCCAAAAAAAGCTGCTGAAAGCAATTTAACACAGCGGCTGCTTTCATTTACTGTCGCTCTGTTAACCTTAGCCTTTGGAGTATATTTCGGCCTGACAGTCGCATACAATGATTTGTTTGCAATTTCAATTGCAATCTTAGGTTTTTTGGTGCTGAAGAAAGCTGGAACTCTCAACATAATTATAAAAAAGCACTTTGGAGATGGCATAGAAGGGGTCGGAATGGAAGTGAATGTGTATATGACTGGCTTTCTACTCTTTCTGCTGCTTCTGCTACTCCAAAGCTTTTAA
- a CDS encoding ACT domain-containing protein: MRHYEIVKIKENGKIEIPLEFAYEIGLVKDSYFLIEIDTDLKEVHIERVALPGKKLVEIELVVEDKPGVLAKISGTLGRNKANILFSEAEELEGIGLAAIVAVIDVSEMKISLNELRKELSTVKEVKEVTLKALE; this comes from the coding sequence ATGAGACACTATGAGATCGTGAAGATAAAGGAAAACGGAAAAATTGAAATCCCTCTCGAATTTGCATATGAGATAGGGCTTGTTAAGGATTCCTATTTCTTAATTGAAATTGACACCGATTTAAAGGAGGTGCACATAGAGAGAGTCGCTTTGCCGGGCAAAAAACTCGTTGAAATTGAGCTTGTAGTTGAGGATAAACCTGGCGTTCTTGCGAAAATCAGCGGGACACTAGGAAGGAATAAAGCAAATATTTTATTCAGCGAGGCTGAAGAACTCGAAGGTATTGGACTTGCTGCAATTGTAGCTGTTATTGATGTAAGTGAAATGAAGATAAGTCTTAACGAACTAAGAAAAGAGCTGAGCACAGTAAAAGAGGTCAAAGAAGTAACTTTAAAAGCTTTGGAGTAG
- a CDS encoding cation:proton antiporter, translating to MEVVGYVFIIIAVARILAEIFERLGYPGFLGEITAGLFLGVILTNLPREDMSLLAELGIFFLMIYAGLELTPEEIHLGGKKSLPIYIATYITMLFLTLPFTNYKISTDNLIVASILAVASAPIVIRFTRFFGQEFLHVALSYAVISEVGSLVILYLLINFELYHLSYMELFLEFVKDVVFLGTVLGLNYFIGIQHKVWIIRALRRLKSDEAVFGLVMILATSLALISEQIGLHFSIGAFLVGLILHSDLVGTKQYERLHTIISGVTYGIFAPIFFAWRGINFDTEFSLEVIYFFIVIYLVRVLLTTVLLWERDLKTSLARGAGVASFGVLGLLVGEIGYTYGVLSQHMYALASLASIMGIFVSATIGRVISHINSKET from the coding sequence GTGGAGGTTGTAGGGTACGTTTTTATCATCATTGCAGTAGCAAGAATTTTGGCGGAGATATTTGAAAGATTAGGCTATCCTGGATTTCTTGGAGAAATTACTGCTGGTCTTTTCCTTGGTGTGATTTTAACAAACCTTCCAAGAGAAGACATGAGCCTGTTAGCTGAGCTTGGGATCTTTTTCTTAATGATTTACGCTGGTCTCGAATTAACACCGGAAGAAATTCACCTTGGGGGTAAGAAAAGCCTACCAATATATATCGCCACATATATAACAATGCTCTTTCTAACTCTCCCCTTCACGAACTACAAAATCTCAACGGACAATCTAATAGTGGCATCAATTCTAGCTGTCGCTTCAGCTCCGATCGTTATCCGATTTACCAGATTTTTTGGCCAGGAATTTCTCCACGTTGCTCTTTCATATGCTGTCATCAGCGAGGTTGGGAGCTTGGTGATCCTTTATCTGCTGATAAACTTCGAGCTGTATCATTTAAGCTACATGGAGCTCTTTTTAGAGTTTGTTAAGGATGTGGTATTTTTGGGCACGGTGCTTGGACTGAACTACTTTATTGGGATTCAACACAAAGTTTGGATTATAAGGGCATTAAGAAGATTAAAGAGCGACGAAGCGGTATTTGGATTAGTAATGATTCTTGCAACTTCCTTGGCTTTAATAAGCGAGCAGATTGGTCTCCACTTCAGTATTGGAGCATTTTTAGTTGGCTTAATACTTCACAGCGACTTAGTTGGTACAAAACAATATGAGAGACTGCACACTATAATCTCTGGTGTTACCTATGGAATTTTTGCTCCAATTTTCTTTGCTTGGAGAGGCATAAATTTTGATACTGAATTTTCTCTAGAAGTTATTTATTTCTTTATAGTGATTTATTTAGTTAGGGTTCTCCTTACAACGGTCCTTCTCTGGGAAAGGGACTTAAAAACATCCTTAGCTAGAGGAGCTGGAGTAGCGAGTTTTGGAGTCCTGGGTCTTTTAGTTGGCGAAATCGGATATACCTATGGGGTTTTAAGCCAGCATATGTATGCTCTAGCTTCTCTTGCAAGCATCATGGGAATCTTTGTTTCAGCAACGATTGGCAGGGTTATATCGCACATCAACAGCAAAGAAACATGA